A single genomic interval of Anopheles darlingi chromosome X, idAnoDarlMG_H_01, whole genome shotgun sequence harbors:
- the LOC125951357 gene encoding uncharacterized protein LOC125951357 isoform X3, whose product MCVIVCVRVCVCARARVFTWVCPRRLRRNNPVQKHRTQNQIIKAAPNPHHSHHQTSENAGSTVTGVAASSSTAQVQGAGESTNSSELLQLRSGRDGPLNQCISELTSNLHSRRCVSELIAAANSTHPNGRDTNATTTSSSATTTTTTNNNNQSTATPPATTASAATISSNAINNHQSTQSTSESVQGATEGGSEGEGGPGSRSRSASQSKGGGPPPSSPHTLLSPPSHFVTVIEVKESQAAEGSSSSSRGHAMVANTTTATTTTTTTESDGGVEGGGGTKENSSNSSSSSSSSNHQTKCSTPKTATTNNNYENVLINTGGGGGAVLSARERFGGSMERLIIGDREGPGQSGVTVGAGSASTFHDPMKQQQQQHHPKPPPDRGSSTAGAEASVAGGGGGGSAFTANGSSISKRTSQLLGAAAASSASSSSSSSIATAAVDLKKKVPPRPPPKFVRRAAPVEPPTVPSSAVHGQHGGRPSTQEGGGGGGGGGTTTAADQPSGQTNPTIGSSSLERSTVKPAVEIYRQRSSDSLDVKPGGPPTQTSEYGRYQRPSPVTEGLKGRPTASLDSPPGSLGKGGTRVELAASASAVGVSPTGSLGKLQSTSTGNNSSYHSSSDSPTGSLGKADQTPHLQRALTYQRQGTGDSLPSVLGSKESLASGGGGGGTAGGGSITERIKSYESISSLSSDSVRTGGTTRAGEEVTSIGGATQQEQEHYYDTVPLDNGDGDYVYIQPGGIGTEGRPEDNAATLLLLPPSARGSHGSSSQTSVQPLETESPGRNNYVNIEYFIRSTQNNENRSSSIDSDGEADLGPPPVLMRAISTDTNPATSDVAESLAAGGTATSSSSSSSSGLSRKISNANRNTIIRHIVSSIVTSETLYVECLNKMKQYMKAIRATLTTSQPVISEEEFQTIFFKIEELHAVHCEFLTVLRARLAADHDDSATGADGLCVGEQFRQLASHIHLYGAFLHNYGRAIDTVKSCSTHSQQFKEIVSNIVFKNQNEQKLSLEELLHKPVARVQKNALVLEDLLAHTPEQHPDYLPLRQASKTMRTFLAEFNVVQTRTMFPSEDKALRRLVRNSFIVELADGHRKLRHLFLFNDVIACAKYKAAGRGASERNGFEFELKWFIPLRDILICEESANDSKEASPINIVQLKSQACTVRDQIMLDERDEMGRRGGGSRLGGAPGGSSRVGDKHRKKLADLEAQLVLASPNLVFKIGNKATGKTMTFFLSSDFERTQWIDSILSLQQSCNLPGQLAVQIYDLQAWITACQALIKTEMGSYLMRNARDESLLVGDLHLTIQGLTGFDQPPCDLFVCVEIDSYGHYFRKAKTKLVCRSSSPYWNESFVLELEGSQNLRLLLYQDAEQRQKLRAKHVLKLSRSWLQETPVSKSLKLSESLSLGTVIRFVPGEVTLRRVPTSKPGALFGAKLQSVIKREKRDIPFIVSACVREVERRGMAEVGIYRVSGSASDVAKLKKSFETNAYEAEQLLKEVDVHSVTGILKSYLRELPEALFTDQYYQQLFDAFNQQTYTNEAARIHELQRIFADLPQPNRATINLLLDHLMRVHQQEIENKMSLHNLAMVFGPTLLRPGPTASKQKDLLESSTADVMTQAGILYSFLQARLK is encoded by the exons atgtgtgtgatcgtatgtgtgcgcgtgtgtgtgtgtgcgcgagcgcgtgtgttTACATGGGTGTGCCCTCGTAGACTCCGGAGAAACAATCCCGTTCAGAAACATCGCACACAG AATCAAATCATCAAGGCAGCTCCCAATCCCCACCATTCCCATCATCAGACATCGGAGAATGCCGGTAGCACGGTGACCGGAGTCGCAGCCTCCTCGAGTACGGCTCAGGTCCAAGGCGCAGGAGagagcaccaacagcagcgagctgctgcaactgcgcAGCGGGCGCGATGGGCCGCTGAATCAGTGCATCAGCGAGCTGACGTCGAACCTGCACAGTCGCCGGTGTGTGAGCGAGCTGATAGCGGCCGCCAATTCAACCCATCCGAACGGCAGGGATACCaatgctactaccaccagcagctcggccactaccaccaccaccaccaacaacaacaaccaatcgACGGCGACGCCACCTGCAACAACTGCATCagcggccaccatcagcagtaaCGCTATCAACAACCATCAGTCAACCCAATCAACCTCGGAGAGTGTCCAGGGGGCCACCGAAGGTGGTAGTGAAGGCGAGGGAGGCCCCGGTAGTCGGTCACGCAGTGCCAGCCAGAGCAAGGGTGGTggaccaccgccatcgtcaccCCACACGCTCCTGTCACCGCCGAGCCATTTTGTGACTGTGATCGAGGTGAAGGAGTCGCAGGCAGcggaaggcagcagcagcagcagcagaggccaTGCCATGGTAGCCAATACCAcgacagccaccaccaccaccaccaccaccgagtccGATggcggggtggagggaggaggCGGTACGAAGGAAaatagtagcaacagtagtagcagcagcagcagcagcaaccaccaaaCCAAGTGTTCGACACcaaagacggcgacgacgaataACAATTACGAGAACGTGCTCATTaacaccggcggtggcggtggtgcggtgttgAGTGCGAGGGAACGCTTTGGCGGTAGCATGGAGCGATTGATAATCGGTGATCGGGAAGGTCCGGGTCAGTCAGGTGTGACCGTCGGCGCTGGTAGCGCGAGCACATTCCATGATccgatgaagcagcagcagcagcagcatcatcctaaaccaccaccggatcgCGGCTCCTCTACGGCTGGTGCTGAAGCGTCAGtagctggcggtggtggtggtggtagtgcctTTACTGCAAACGGCTCCTCAATCTCCAAGCGCACCTCTCAGCTGCTGGGAGCGGCGgcagcatcgtcagcatcatcttcgtcgtcgtcatccatcGCGACTGCAGCCGTAGACCTAAAGAAGAAGGTCCCACCACG ACCGCCACCGAAGTTTGTACGCCGTGCCGCTCCGGTTGAACCACCTACCGTGCCATCGTCGGCAGTTCATGGCCAGCACGGGGGGCGACCGTCGAcacaagaaggaggaggaggtggtggtggtggtggaacgacTACTGCGGCAGACCAGCCCAGTGGACAAACGAATCCAACCATCGGTAGCAGTTCGCTGGAACGGTCCACCGTTAAACCGGCTGTTGAGATCTATCGGCAGCGATCCTCGGATTCGCTGGACGTAAAGCCCGGTGGCCCACCGACGCAGACGTCCGAGTACGGTCGATACCAGCGACCATCGCCGGTAACCGAGGGTCTCAAGGGGCGTCCAACCGCTAGCCTTGACAGCCCGCCCGGCTCACTGGGAAAGGGTGGCACCCGGGTGGAGctggctgcttctgcttcggcgGTCGGCGTGTCACCGACCGGCAGTCTCGGAAAGCTGCAATCGACCTCGACCGGCAACAACTCGAGctaccacagcagcagcgacagcccGACCGGTAGCCTTGGTAAAGCCGACCAAACGCCCCACCTGCAACGGGCACTCACCTACCAGCGGCAAGGCACGGGAGACAGTTTACCCAGCGTGCTCGGTTCCAAGGAATCCCTCGCAtctgggggtggtggtggtggtacagccGGAGGAGGAAGCATTACCGAGCGG ATCAAGAGCTACGAATCGATTTCCTCGCTCAGCTCAGACAGTGTACGGACGGGAGGGACCACGAGGGCAGGCGAAGAAGTTACCTCGATCGGTGGGGCGacgcaacaggaacaggagcacTACTACGATACGGTACCGCTGGACAACGGGGACGGTGACTACGTTTACATTCAGCCGGGTGGCATCGGCACCGAGGGCCGACCGGAGGATAACGCGGccacactgttgctgctaccaccatcagcacgaGGCagccatggcagcagcagccaaaccaGCGTGCAGCCACTGGAAACTGAATCTCCCGGACGTAACAACTATGTAAACATTGAGTATTTTATACG CTCGACTCAGAATAACGAAAACCGTAGCAGCTCGATCGATAGCGATGGGGAGGCAGATCTCGGCCCACCTCCCGTTCTGATGCGTGCGATCTCGACCGACACTAACCCAGCCACAAGTGACGTAGCCGAGAGTTTAGCCGCCGGAGGAACAgcaaccagtagcagcagcagcagtagcagcggtcTATCACGCAAGATATCC AACGCAAACCGTAATACCATCATCCGGCACATTGTGTCGAGCATCGTGACGAGCGAAACACTGTACGTCGAGTGTCTCAACAAGATGAAGCAGTACATGAAGGCGATACGGGCCACGCTCACCACCTCACAGCCTGTGATATCGGAGGAGGAGTTCCAgacaattttcttcaaaatcgAAGAGCTGCACGCGGTGCATTGCGAGTTTCTCACGGTACTGCGTGCCCGGCTGGCCGCTGACCACGACGACAGTGCGACCGGTGCGGATGGGCTGTGCGTGGGCGAGCAGTTTCGGCAGCTGGCGAGCCACATTCACCTGTACGGTGCGTTTCTACACAACTACGGCCGGGCGATCGATACGGTCAAGAGCTGTAGCACGCACAGCCAGCAGTTTAAGGAGATCGTGTCGAACATCGTGTTCAAGAATCAGAACGAGCAGAAGCTGTCGCTCGAGGAGCTGCTTCACAAACCTGTCGCCCGCGTACAGAAAAATGCGCTCGTACTGGAGGACCTGTTGGCGCATACGCCCGAACAGCATCCCGACTATCTGCCACTCCGGCAGGCGTCGAAGACGATGCGTACATTTTTGGCCGAATTCAACGTCGTCCAGACGCGCACCATGTTTCCG AGCGAGGATAAGGCCCTGCGCCGACTAGTGCGCAACTCGTTCATCGTCGAGCTAGCGGACGGTCATCGGAAGCTGCGtcatctcttcctcttcaacgATGTTATTGCGTGTGCCAAATACAAGGCAGCAGGGCGCGGGGCGAGCGAACGGAATgggttcgagttcgagctCAAATGGTTTATCCCGCTGCGCGATATCCTCATCTGCGAGGAATCGGCCAATGATTCGAAGGAGGCAAGCCCAATCAACATCGTGCAGCTAAAATCGCAGGCGTGCACGGTGCGCGACCAAATCATGCTGGATGAGCGGGACGAGATGGGACGACGTGGTGGCGGCAGCCGGTTAGGCGGGGCGCCCGGTGGATCGAGCCGCGTTGGCGACAAACATCGAAAGAAGCTGGCAGACCTGGAGGCCCAGCTGGTGCTCGCTTCGCCGAACCTGGTGTTTAAGATAGGCAATAAAGCTACCGGCAAGACGATGACCTTCTTCCTCAGCTCCGACTTCGAGCGAACGCAGTGGATTGATTCGATCCTTTCGCTGCAG CAATCGTGCAATCTTCCCGGGCAACTGGCAGTGCAGATCTACGATCTGCAGGCGTGGATCACCGCCTGCCAGGCGCTGATCAAAACCGAGATGGGCTCCTACTTAATGAGGAACGCGCGTGACGAGAGTCTGCTGGTAGGGGACCTACACCTTACCATCCAAGGGCTGACCGGTTTCGATCAGCCGCCGTGTGATCTATTTGTGTGCGTTGAGATCGATTCATACGGGCATTACTTCCGCAAGGCCAAAACCAAGCTCGTCTGCCGCAGCTCCTCGCCGTACTGGAACGAATCGTTcgtgctcgagctcgagggcAGCCAAAACCTGCGCCTACTGCTCTACCAGGATGCGGAGCAACGACAGAAACTGCGAGCAAAGCACGTGTTAAAG CTGAGCCGCAGCTGGCTACAGGAGACGCCCGTCAGCAAGTCCCTGAAATTGTCGGAATCGCTCAGCCTCGGCACGGTGATACGCTTCGTGCCGGGTGAAGTGACTTTGCGCCGGGTACCGACGTCCAAACCCggcgcccttttcggtgccaAACTGCAGTCAGTCATCAA GCGTGAAAAGCGCGACATCCCATTCATCGTGAGTGCTTGCGTGCGCGAGGTCGAGCGGCGCGGTATGGCCGAGGTCGGCATTTATCGCGTATCTGGTTCGGCGTCCGACGTGGCGAAGCTGAAGAAATCGTTCGAAACAAACGCTTACGAGGCGGAACAGTTGCTCAAGGAGGTGGACGTGCACTCGGTCACGGGCATCCTCAAGTCTTACCTGCGGGAATTGCCGGAGGCGCTCTTCACCGATCAGTATTACCAGCAGCTGTTCGACGCCTTCAACCAACAGACGTACACGAATGAGGCGGCTCGCATTCACGAGCTGCAGCGCATATTCGCCGATCTGCCGCAGCCTAATCGCGCCACCATCAACCTGCTGCTCGACCATCTCATGCG GGTGCACCAGCAGGAGATCGAAAACAAGATGTCGCTGCACAACCTTGCCATGGTGTTCGGGCCAACCCTGTTACGGCCGGGACCCACGGCTTCCAAGCAAAAGGATCTGCTCGAGTCGAGCACGGCCGACGTGATGACGCAAGCCGGTATTCTGTACAGCTTTCTGCAGGCCCGGCTGAAATAG
- the LOC125951357 gene encoding uncharacterized protein LOC125951357 isoform X4 yields MENVVRSTEKKSGISEKIQIWSKLNQIIKAAPNPHHSHHQTSENAGSTVTGVAASSSTAQVQGAGESTNSSELLQLRSGRDGPLNQCISELTSNLHSRRCVSELIAAANSTHPNGRDTNATTTSSSATTTTTTNNNNQSTATPPATTASAATISSNAINNHQSTQSTSESVQGATEGGSEGEGGPGSRSRSASQSKGGGPPPSSPHTLLSPPSHFVTVIEVKESQAAEGSSSSSRGHAMVANTTTATTTTTTTESDGGVEGGGGTKENSSNSSSSSSSSNHQTKCSTPKTATTNNNYENVLINTGGGGGAVLSARERFGGSMERLIIGDREGPGQSGVTVGAGSASTFHDPMKQQQQQHHPKPPPDRGSSTAGAEASVAGGGGGGSAFTANGSSISKRTSQLLGAAAASSASSSSSSSIATAAVDLKKKVPPRPPPKFVRRAAPVEPPTVPSSAVHGQHGGRPSTQEGGGGGGGGGTTTAADQPSGQTNPTIGSSSLERSTVKPAVEIYRQRSSDSLDVKPGGPPTQTSEYGRYQRPSPVTEGLKGRPTASLDSPPGSLGKGGTRVELAASASAVGVSPTGSLGKLQSTSTGNNSSYHSSSDSPTGSLGKADQTPHLQRALTYQRQGTGDSLPSVLGSKESLASGGGGGGTAGGGSITERIKSYESISSLSSDSVRTGGTTRAGEEVTSIGGATQQEQEHYYDTVPLDNGDGDYVYIQPGGIGTEGRPEDNAATLLLLPPSARGSHGSSSQTSVQPLETESPGRNNYVNIEYFIRSTQNNENRSSSIDSDGEADLGPPPVLMRAISTDTNPATSDVAESLAAGGTATSSSSSSSSGLSRKISNANRNTIIRHIVSSIVTSETLYVECLNKMKQYMKAIRATLTTSQPVISEEEFQTIFFKIEELHAVHCEFLTVLRARLAADHDDSATGADGLCVGEQFRQLASHIHLYGAFLHNYGRAIDTVKSCSTHSQQFKEIVSNIVFKNQNEQKLSLEELLHKPVARVQKNALVLEDLLAHTPEQHPDYLPLRQASKTMRTFLAEFNVVQTRTMFPSEDKALRRLVRNSFIVELADGHRKLRHLFLFNDVIACAKYKAAGRGASERNGFEFELKWFIPLRDILICEESANDSKEASPINIVQLKSQACTVRDQIMLDERDEMGRRGGGSRLGGAPGGSSRVGDKHRKKLADLEAQLVLASPNLVFKIGNKATGKTMTFFLSSDFERTQWIDSILSLQQSCNLPGQLAVQIYDLQAWITACQALIKTEMGSYLMRNARDESLLVGDLHLTIQGLTGFDQPPCDLFVCVEIDSYGHYFRKAKTKLVCRSSSPYWNESFVLELEGSQNLRLLLYQDAEQRQKLRAKHVLKLSRSWLQETPVSKSLKLSESLSLGTVIRFVPGEVTLRRVPTSKPGALFGAKLQSVIKREKRDIPFIVSACVREVERRGMAEVGIYRVSGSASDVAKLKKSFETNAYEAEQLLKEVDVHSVTGILKSYLRELPEALFTDQYYQQLFDAFNQQTYTNEAARIHELQRIFADLPQPNRATINLLLDHLMRVHQQEIENKMSLHNLAMVFGPTLLRPGPTASKQKDLLESSTADVMTQAGILYSFLQARLK; encoded by the exons ATGGAGAACGTCGTGCGGTCAACCGAAAAGAAATCTGGAATATCGGAAAAGATCCAAATCTGGAGTAAATTG AATCAAATCATCAAGGCAGCTCCCAATCCCCACCATTCCCATCATCAGACATCGGAGAATGCCGGTAGCACGGTGACCGGAGTCGCAGCCTCCTCGAGTACGGCTCAGGTCCAAGGCGCAGGAGagagcaccaacagcagcgagctgctgcaactgcgcAGCGGGCGCGATGGGCCGCTGAATCAGTGCATCAGCGAGCTGACGTCGAACCTGCACAGTCGCCGGTGTGTGAGCGAGCTGATAGCGGCCGCCAATTCAACCCATCCGAACGGCAGGGATACCaatgctactaccaccagcagctcggccactaccaccaccaccaccaacaacaacaaccaatcgACGGCGACGCCACCTGCAACAACTGCATCagcggccaccatcagcagtaaCGCTATCAACAACCATCAGTCAACCCAATCAACCTCGGAGAGTGTCCAGGGGGCCACCGAAGGTGGTAGTGAAGGCGAGGGAGGCCCCGGTAGTCGGTCACGCAGTGCCAGCCAGAGCAAGGGTGGTggaccaccgccatcgtcaccCCACACGCTCCTGTCACCGCCGAGCCATTTTGTGACTGTGATCGAGGTGAAGGAGTCGCAGGCAGcggaaggcagcagcagcagcagcagaggccaTGCCATGGTAGCCAATACCAcgacagccaccaccaccaccaccaccaccgagtccGATggcggggtggagggaggaggCGGTACGAAGGAAaatagtagcaacagtagtagcagcagcagcagcagcaaccaccaaaCCAAGTGTTCGACACcaaagacggcgacgacgaataACAATTACGAGAACGTGCTCATTaacaccggcggtggcggtggtgcggtgttgAGTGCGAGGGAACGCTTTGGCGGTAGCATGGAGCGATTGATAATCGGTGATCGGGAAGGTCCGGGTCAGTCAGGTGTGACCGTCGGCGCTGGTAGCGCGAGCACATTCCATGATccgatgaagcagcagcagcagcagcatcatcctaaaccaccaccggatcgCGGCTCCTCTACGGCTGGTGCTGAAGCGTCAGtagctggcggtggtggtggtggtagtgcctTTACTGCAAACGGCTCCTCAATCTCCAAGCGCACCTCTCAGCTGCTGGGAGCGGCGgcagcatcgtcagcatcatcttcgtcgtcgtcatccatcGCGACTGCAGCCGTAGACCTAAAGAAGAAGGTCCCACCACG ACCGCCACCGAAGTTTGTACGCCGTGCCGCTCCGGTTGAACCACCTACCGTGCCATCGTCGGCAGTTCATGGCCAGCACGGGGGGCGACCGTCGAcacaagaaggaggaggaggtggtggtggtggtggaacgacTACTGCGGCAGACCAGCCCAGTGGACAAACGAATCCAACCATCGGTAGCAGTTCGCTGGAACGGTCCACCGTTAAACCGGCTGTTGAGATCTATCGGCAGCGATCCTCGGATTCGCTGGACGTAAAGCCCGGTGGCCCACCGACGCAGACGTCCGAGTACGGTCGATACCAGCGACCATCGCCGGTAACCGAGGGTCTCAAGGGGCGTCCAACCGCTAGCCTTGACAGCCCGCCCGGCTCACTGGGAAAGGGTGGCACCCGGGTGGAGctggctgcttctgcttcggcgGTCGGCGTGTCACCGACCGGCAGTCTCGGAAAGCTGCAATCGACCTCGACCGGCAACAACTCGAGctaccacagcagcagcgacagcccGACCGGTAGCCTTGGTAAAGCCGACCAAACGCCCCACCTGCAACGGGCACTCACCTACCAGCGGCAAGGCACGGGAGACAGTTTACCCAGCGTGCTCGGTTCCAAGGAATCCCTCGCAtctgggggtggtggtggtggtacagccGGAGGAGGAAGCATTACCGAGCGG ATCAAGAGCTACGAATCGATTTCCTCGCTCAGCTCAGACAGTGTACGGACGGGAGGGACCACGAGGGCAGGCGAAGAAGTTACCTCGATCGGTGGGGCGacgcaacaggaacaggagcacTACTACGATACGGTACCGCTGGACAACGGGGACGGTGACTACGTTTACATTCAGCCGGGTGGCATCGGCACCGAGGGCCGACCGGAGGATAACGCGGccacactgttgctgctaccaccatcagcacgaGGCagccatggcagcagcagccaaaccaGCGTGCAGCCACTGGAAACTGAATCTCCCGGACGTAACAACTATGTAAACATTGAGTATTTTATACG CTCGACTCAGAATAACGAAAACCGTAGCAGCTCGATCGATAGCGATGGGGAGGCAGATCTCGGCCCACCTCCCGTTCTGATGCGTGCGATCTCGACCGACACTAACCCAGCCACAAGTGACGTAGCCGAGAGTTTAGCCGCCGGAGGAACAgcaaccagtagcagcagcagcagtagcagcggtcTATCACGCAAGATATCC AACGCAAACCGTAATACCATCATCCGGCACATTGTGTCGAGCATCGTGACGAGCGAAACACTGTACGTCGAGTGTCTCAACAAGATGAAGCAGTACATGAAGGCGATACGGGCCACGCTCACCACCTCACAGCCTGTGATATCGGAGGAGGAGTTCCAgacaattttcttcaaaatcgAAGAGCTGCACGCGGTGCATTGCGAGTTTCTCACGGTACTGCGTGCCCGGCTGGCCGCTGACCACGACGACAGTGCGACCGGTGCGGATGGGCTGTGCGTGGGCGAGCAGTTTCGGCAGCTGGCGAGCCACATTCACCTGTACGGTGCGTTTCTACACAACTACGGCCGGGCGATCGATACGGTCAAGAGCTGTAGCACGCACAGCCAGCAGTTTAAGGAGATCGTGTCGAACATCGTGTTCAAGAATCAGAACGAGCAGAAGCTGTCGCTCGAGGAGCTGCTTCACAAACCTGTCGCCCGCGTACAGAAAAATGCGCTCGTACTGGAGGACCTGTTGGCGCATACGCCCGAACAGCATCCCGACTATCTGCCACTCCGGCAGGCGTCGAAGACGATGCGTACATTTTTGGCCGAATTCAACGTCGTCCAGACGCGCACCATGTTTCCG AGCGAGGATAAGGCCCTGCGCCGACTAGTGCGCAACTCGTTCATCGTCGAGCTAGCGGACGGTCATCGGAAGCTGCGtcatctcttcctcttcaacgATGTTATTGCGTGTGCCAAATACAAGGCAGCAGGGCGCGGGGCGAGCGAACGGAATgggttcgagttcgagctCAAATGGTTTATCCCGCTGCGCGATATCCTCATCTGCGAGGAATCGGCCAATGATTCGAAGGAGGCAAGCCCAATCAACATCGTGCAGCTAAAATCGCAGGCGTGCACGGTGCGCGACCAAATCATGCTGGATGAGCGGGACGAGATGGGACGACGTGGTGGCGGCAGCCGGTTAGGCGGGGCGCCCGGTGGATCGAGCCGCGTTGGCGACAAACATCGAAAGAAGCTGGCAGACCTGGAGGCCCAGCTGGTGCTCGCTTCGCCGAACCTGGTGTTTAAGATAGGCAATAAAGCTACCGGCAAGACGATGACCTTCTTCCTCAGCTCCGACTTCGAGCGAACGCAGTGGATTGATTCGATCCTTTCGCTGCAG CAATCGTGCAATCTTCCCGGGCAACTGGCAGTGCAGATCTACGATCTGCAGGCGTGGATCACCGCCTGCCAGGCGCTGATCAAAACCGAGATGGGCTCCTACTTAATGAGGAACGCGCGTGACGAGAGTCTGCTGGTAGGGGACCTACACCTTACCATCCAAGGGCTGACCGGTTTCGATCAGCCGCCGTGTGATCTATTTGTGTGCGTTGAGATCGATTCATACGGGCATTACTTCCGCAAGGCCAAAACCAAGCTCGTCTGCCGCAGCTCCTCGCCGTACTGGAACGAATCGTTcgtgctcgagctcgagggcAGCCAAAACCTGCGCCTACTGCTCTACCAGGATGCGGAGCAACGACAGAAACTGCGAGCAAAGCACGTGTTAAAG CTGAGCCGCAGCTGGCTACAGGAGACGCCCGTCAGCAAGTCCCTGAAATTGTCGGAATCGCTCAGCCTCGGCACGGTGATACGCTTCGTGCCGGGTGAAGTGACTTTGCGCCGGGTACCGACGTCCAAACCCggcgcccttttcggtgccaAACTGCAGTCAGTCATCAA GCGTGAAAAGCGCGACATCCCATTCATCGTGAGTGCTTGCGTGCGCGAGGTCGAGCGGCGCGGTATGGCCGAGGTCGGCATTTATCGCGTATCTGGTTCGGCGTCCGACGTGGCGAAGCTGAAGAAATCGTTCGAAACAAACGCTTACGAGGCGGAACAGTTGCTCAAGGAGGTGGACGTGCACTCGGTCACGGGCATCCTCAAGTCTTACCTGCGGGAATTGCCGGAGGCGCTCTTCACCGATCAGTATTACCAGCAGCTGTTCGACGCCTTCAACCAACAGACGTACACGAATGAGGCGGCTCGCATTCACGAGCTGCAGCGCATATTCGCCGATCTGCCGCAGCCTAATCGCGCCACCATCAACCTGCTGCTCGACCATCTCATGCG GGTGCACCAGCAGGAGATCGAAAACAAGATGTCGCTGCACAACCTTGCCATGGTGTTCGGGCCAACCCTGTTACGGCCGGGACCCACGGCTTCCAAGCAAAAGGATCTGCTCGAGTCGAGCACGGCCGACGTGATGACGCAAGCCGGTATTCTGTACAGCTTTCTGCAGGCCCGGCTGAAATAG